A window of Calliopsis andreniformis isolate RMS-2024a chromosome 3, iyCalAndr_principal, whole genome shotgun sequence contains these coding sequences:
- the Gycalpha99b gene encoding guanylate cyclase 1 soluble subunit alpha 2, producing the protein MACPFSVSFFERHKGSCEDEAKEEKNQPESGRIGRDNGGKSRQSSFEVTSLLMKEETEDTEDTQTLNLKYLRSAVLLLTNPSNEVVAVALGALLSRREEPLSTASYLEKLLFNFDAEENYNLLEDIYETLNYHCDIDVNTFFDHLGQELIRTACVGLLERALRCLGNDLTAFLTTLDGVNDVVQHQSGSEAEAEFVCIATPEAIELHFTTDHPSIAYLLVGSLKGIARKFYNDNANVYILPDPYNTKFFRYRITPERYSEQSLVESEIDDNLDTVTSPFRPLSTEATDLRMGVASFCKAFPWHFVVDRQLELVQLGVGFMRIFGQHLNRLGRGISTYFVFTRPRGVTLTFHEILKRANTPFVLTLQRPQGVDKYPAEGLEMKGQMVHCPESDSILFVSSPFLNGLEGLTGRGLFISDIPLHDATRDVILVGEQARAQDGLRRRMDKLKSSIEEANLAVSAEREKNVSLLHLIFPPDIAKRLWLGETIEAKTYPEVTMLFSDIVGFTEICSTATPMMVINMLQNLYEQFDSFCGQLDVYKVETIGDAYCVACGLHRDTCTHAQQIAWMALKMIQACSHHLTHKGKPIRMRIGIHTGMVLAGVVGKKMPRYCLFGHNVTLANKFESLSEPLRIHVSPTTYSLLEYPISGFDLEPRSKEFLPKEFPANIEGPSYFLNDYKHEDVDSKLSLDLHIQHAIREYELGTGV; encoded by the exons ATGGCATGTCCTTTCTCGGTGTCCTTTTTCGAGCGACACAAAGGGAGCTGCGAGGATGAGGCAAAGGAGGAGAAGAACCAGCCGGAGAGCGGCAGAATTGGTCGAGACAACGGCGGGAAGTCTAGGCAATCTTCCTTCGAAGTCACCTCGTTGCTGATGAAGGAGGAAACAGAGGACACCGAAGACACGCAGACCCTCAACTTGAAGTACCTGAGGTCCGCCGTTCTCCTCCTGACAAATCCATCG AACGAGGTGGTGGCCGTGGCTCTGGGGGCCCTTCTGAGCAGACGCGAGGAGCCACTTTCAACTGCGAGCTATCT CGAGAAACTCCTGTTCAACTTCGACGCCGAGGAGAACTATAACTTACTAGAGGACATTTACGAGACGCTGAATTATCACTGCG ACATAGACGTGAACACGTTCTTCGATCACCTCGGACAAGAATTGATCCGTACTGCTTGCGTGGGCCTTCTCGAGCGGGCACTCCGTTGCCTCGGGAATGATCTGACAGCATTTCTGACCACTCTAGACGGCGTGAATGACGTTGTACAACACCAGTCTGGATCGGAAGCTGAGGCGGAGTTTGTATGCATCGCCACGCCAGAAGCGATAGAACTTCATTTTACAACTGACCATCCGTCTATCGCCTATTTACTGGTTGGCAGCTTAAAGGGCATCGCAAGAAAGTTCTATAACGATAATGCTAACGTGTACATTTTACCTGACCCTTACAACACGAAATTTTTTAG GTACCgtatcactccagagcgttacaGTGAGCAGTCGTTGGTCGAGTCTGAGATCGACGATAATCTCGACACGGTCACGTCTCCATTCCGTCCACTCTCGACCGAAGCCACGGACCTTCGTATGGGAGTTGCGAGTTTCTGCAAAGCGTTTCCATGGCACTTCGTCGTCGATCGGCAATTGGAGCTCGTGCAGCTCGGGGTTGGATTCATGAGGATTTTCGGGCAACATCTAAACCGATTGGGCAGAGGGATATCGACGTACTTCGTTTTTACACGACCACGCGGTGTTACTCTGACCTTTCACGAGATACTAAAGCGTGCGAACACGCCTTTTGTGCTAACCCTACAGCGGCCGCAGGGTGTCGATAAATATCCCGCGGAG GGCTTAGAGATGAAAGGTCAGATGGTCCATTGCCCCGAATCGGATTCCATCTTATTTGTGAGCTCGCCATTCCTGAACGGCCTGGAAGGGCTGACCGGTCGGGGGCTTTTTATATCCGATATTCCATTACATGATGCCACGAGAGACGTGATTTTAGTTGGGGAACAAGCCAGAGCACAG GATGGTTTGAGAAGACGAATGGACAAATTAAAAAGCTCCATAGAGGAAGCAAACCTTGCTGTATCTGcagaaagagaaaaaaatgtCAGCTTGCTCCACCTTATATTTCCTCCGGATATAGCGAAACGACTATGGTTAG GGGAAACTATCGAGGCAAAAACCTATCCCGAGGTGACAATGCTTTTCAGCGACATTGTCGGCTTTACGGAAATCTGTTCTACAGCAACACCAATGATGGTCATCAACATGCTTCAAAATCTTTATGAACAGTTTGATTCATTCTGTGGTCAGCTGGACGTTTATAAG gTAGAGACAATCGGCGATGCCTATTGCGTTGCATGTGGCCTTCACCGTGATACGTGTACACATGCACAACAAATAGCTTGGATGGCTCTAAAAATGATACAAGCATGTTCTCATCACCTAACTCATAAGGGTAAACCGATAAGG atGCGTATTGGCATTCACACTGGAATGGTGCTAGCAGGAGTTGTTGGAAAGAAGATGCCGAGGTATTGTCTTTTCGGGCACAATGTCACATTAGCGAATAAATTCGAATCCTTGAGTGAACCACTTCGTATTCACGTTAGTCCAACGACATACAG